A single genomic interval of Dreissena polymorpha isolate Duluth1 unplaced genomic scaffold, UMN_Dpol_1.0 chrUn049, whole genome shotgun sequence harbors:
- the LOC127863852 gene encoding LOW QUALITY PROTEIN: tyrosine-protein phosphatase 10D-like (The sequence of the model RefSeq protein was modified relative to this genomic sequence to represent the inferred CDS: deleted 1 base in 1 codon): MEIEYFLGGNKRRRRAAVAEIEPLNFIIGTEDCSNNQEYCNEPLKAGRAYKVKSFACTTSGCTETLYSQPIRTAPDPTAGIIGGAVAAVVAIVIAGVVIIFMKRKKRLCFAGKEVENGTRKGVVDMQNIDTDTDHIFKPCPVKLSEFPAYVENMHKDSNLLFAEAYNLLKEQSPSHPVTAANSENDRPKNRYTNIMPYDRSRVKLRPLDDVEGSDFINANYIPGYTSRREYIATQGPMQMTFDDFWRMIWEQTVDTIVMLTRLVEKGRRKCIDQYWPNLNDPVFYGDLIVSIQSESNLSDYTLRIFEQKECRTVKHFWYLKWPDMGCPDDPKMLLDFVKTVREHKVMPGNDIASVVHCSAGVGRTGTYIAVDHLLQHIRDHDDVDIYQLVLDMRDHRCNMVQTEDQYVYIHECLKAFITTDDETEDEEEEEHVYQNTKFCGDNIYENTAFQQD, translated from the exons ATGGAGATCGAATACTTTCTAGGTGGTAACAAACGCCGACGACGTGCTGCTGTTGCAGAAATAGAACCGTTGAACTTCATCATAGGCACAGAAGACTGTTCCAATAATCAAGAGTACTGCAACGAGCCACTGAAAGCAGGAAGAGCATACAA AGTGAAATCATTTGCATGCACGACATCCGGATGTACAGAAACACTATATTCACAACCGATTAGGACAG CTCCAGACCCAACGGCAGGAATAATAGGCGGAGCTGTGGCAGCTGTTGTAGCCATTGTCATTGCAGGAGTTGTTATCATCTTCATGAAACGGAAAAAGCGACT ATGTTTCGCCGGAAAGGAAGTTGAAAATGGCACCAGAAAAGGAGTTGTTGATATGCAAAATATAGACACTGATACAGATCATAttttcaa ACCGTGTCCAGTGAAATTATCGGAGTTCCCCGCTTACGTGGAAAACATGCACAAGGACAGTAATCTTTTATTCGCGGAGGCTTACAAT CTGCTGAAAGAACAAAGTCCATCTCATCCTGTGACGGCCGCAAATTCCGAGAATGATAGGCCAAAGAACCGTTACACCAACATCATGCCTT ATGATCGGTCAAGAGTTAAACTTCGTCCACTTGATGACGTGGAAGGTTCAGATTTTATCAATGCCAACTATATTCCA GGATACACCTCTCGCAGAGAATACATAGCGACACAGGGTCCTATGCAGATGACGTTTGATGACTTCTGGCGCATGATCTGGGAGCAAACTGTGGACACGATCGTCATGCTGACAAGACTGGTAGAGAAAGGACGG AGGAAATGTATT GACCAGTATTGGCCGAACCTGAACGACCCAGTCTTCTACGGTGATCTGATTGTCTCAATCCAGTCCGAATCCAACCTTTCAGACTACACGCTACGCATTTTTGAA CAAAAAGAATGCCGGACTGTAAAACACTTTTGGTACTTGAAATGGCCCGATATGGGCTGCCCAGATGACCCAAAGATGCTTCTAGACTTTGTGAAGACTGTCCGAGAACACAAAGTAATGCCTGGAAATGATATTGCTTCTGTTGTTCATTGCAG TGCTGGCGTTGGGCGGACCGGAACCTACATTGCTGTTGACCATCTTCTGCAACACATTCGTGACCATGACGACGTAGATATCTATCAACTAGTTCTAGACATGCGTGATCACCGGTGCAACATGGTGCAGACTGAG GACCAGTATGTATACATCCACGAATGTCTGAAAGCGTTCATAACAACGGACGATGAGACTGAGGACGAGGAAGAGGAGGAAC
- the LOC127863855 gene encoding uncharacterized protein LOC127863855 isoform X1, whose translation MPAQRYNIVVSLSKNGVPSNESETVAVVTAPNCEHAWNIKSVTETTFRFYQNSTFDSFEFTAIEVPTLATFTVNGHICYQAQTCAFPKNVSELEVSDLVSGSQCGFSFKTAMGKMSNTRYAVSSTACQTFTGYTVPELPDIDIPNDTITASSFMVQFATNSTKKFFEWRVDVYNEAGFVTNMIKSNTTNKMNISDHINPATTYRVSLVTLVPGQRSTPRNWTIYTRPLDLSPALLGNVSTNTITLTFETWRFNVSFTHITVLVNYSNAEFNGQCNTTVMSCTFAKPTNKSELHLSNLTPGTLYSIRIFTEFGGMESKEPQTILSYTAPNSISKENVAIMEKTTRLLKTTWLSVNGSISGYIVMFTCQSPNFNTYTQSFNSTVTENEATVDGLDPGTFCFLAVQTYLMNGNVGTLYGEVVTNELPESSIEAGNRQVSTTRLTAPENVHNLRSTNVTSNSKTLQWSLPSIRNGILRFYTAWVNDTNNTCVQSAVWKCSNCSDQSPNSNFACEVVNTYNFSAEEPLSWSITNLHPFRNYTVYIAAYTIMIGSYSDVNMSTNKSN comes from the exons ATGCCGGCTCAGCGCTACAACATCGTCGTGTCTCTTTCAAAAAATGGAGTTCCTAGTAATGAAAGCGAAACAGTCGCTGTTGTCACAG cgCCCAATTGCGAGCATGCATGGAATataaaaagtgtgacagaaacaACGTTCAGATTTTATCAAAACTCGACATTTGATAGTTTTGAGTTTACCGCCATAGAGGTGCCTACTTTAGCCACATTCACAGTCAATGGACATATTTGTTACCAGGCACAGACTTGTGCGTTCCCTAAGAATGTTTCAGAGTTAGAAGTTAGTGATCTTGTCTCGGGATCACAAtgtggattttcatttaaaacggCAATGGGAAAAATGTCAAATACACGTTATGCAGTTAGCAGTACTGCTTGTCAGACGTTCACCGGATATACAG TGCCCGAACTTCCGGACATTGACATACCGAATGACACTATAACTGCGTCAAGTTTTATGGTCCAGTTTGCAACAAATTCAACAAAAAAGTTCTTTGAATGGCGTGTAGACGTGTACAATGAAGCTGGTTTTGTAACCAATATGATTAAGTCAAATACCACTAACAAAATGAACATTTCCGACCATATTAACCCAGCTACCACGTATCGTGTTTCCCTGGTTACTCTCGTGCCGGGACAGAGAAGCACACCAAGAAATTGGACCATTTATACTA GGCCTCTGGACTTATCGCCAGCTCTACTTGGGAATGTGTCCACAAACACAATAACACTGACCTTTGAAACCTGGCGATTTAATGTTTCGTTTACACATATTACTGTTCTTGTCAATTATTCTAATGCTGAATTTAATGGTCAATGCAACACAACAGTAATGTCTTGCACGTTTGCTAAACCAACTAATAAATCAGAGCTACACTTGTCAAATCTGACACCTGGGACATTATATAGCATACGCATATTTACCGAATTTGGTGGGATGGAAAGCAAAGAACCACAGACTATTTTATCATATACCG CACCCAACAGTATAAGTAAGGAAAATGTTGCGATCATGGAAAAGACAACGCGTTTGTTAAAGACGACATGGCTTTCTGTAAATGGCTCGATCAGCGGATACATTGTAATGTTTACGTGCCAAAGCCCGAACTTCAACACATATACACAGAGTTTCAACTCAACGGTGACGGAAAACGAAGCCACCGTTGACGGCCTTGACCCGGGGACATTCTGTTTTCTAGCTGTTCAAACGTATCTGATGAATGGGAATGTTGGAACACTCTATGGTGAAGTGGTGACGAATGAACTCCCGGAAAGCTCAATTGAAGCAGGCAATCGACAAGTTTCAACGACACGTTTAACAG CTCCTGAGAATGTACACAATCTGAGGAGTACCAATGTAACATCTAACTCAAAGACTCTTCAATGGTCACTACCGAGCATTAGAAACGGTATTCTTCGCTTTTATACTGCGTGGGTTAATGACACAAACAACACGTGCGTACAAAGTGCAGTGTGGAAGTGTTCTAATTGTAGTGATCAGTCGCCTAATTCAAACTTT GCGTGTGAGGTCGTCAACACCTATAACTTTTCAGCAGAGGAACCGCTGTCTTGGTCCATAACAAACTTGCATCCGTTCAGAAATTACACGGTGTATATAGCTGCCTATACAATTATGATAGGGTCGTACTCCGATGTAAACATGTCCACTAATAAATCCAACTAA
- the LOC127863855 gene encoding uncharacterized protein LOC127863855 isoform X2, translated as MPAQRYNIVVSLSKNGVPSNESETVAVVTAPNCEHAWNIKSVTETTFRFYQNSTFDSFEFTAIEVPTLATFTVNGHICYQAQTCAFPKNVSELEVSDLVSGSQCGFSFKTAMGKMSNTRYAVSSTACQTFTGYTVPELPDIDIPNDTITASSFMVQFATNSTKKFFEWRVDVYNEAGFVTNMIKSNTTNKMNISDHINPATTYRVSLVTLVPGQRSTPRNWTIYTSE; from the exons ATGCCGGCTCAGCGCTACAACATCGTCGTGTCTCTTTCAAAAAATGGAGTTCCTAGTAATGAAAGCGAAACAGTCGCTGTTGTCACAG cgCCCAATTGCGAGCATGCATGGAATataaaaagtgtgacagaaacaACGTTCAGATTTTATCAAAACTCGACATTTGATAGTTTTGAGTTTACCGCCATAGAGGTGCCTACTTTAGCCACATTCACAGTCAATGGACATATTTGTTACCAGGCACAGACTTGTGCGTTCCCTAAGAATGTTTCAGAGTTAGAAGTTAGTGATCTTGTCTCGGGATCACAAtgtggattttcatttaaaacggCAATGGGAAAAATGTCAAATACACGTTATGCAGTTAGCAGTACTGCTTGTCAGACGTTCACCGGATATACAG TGCCCGAACTTCCGGACATTGACATACCGAATGACACTATAACTGCGTCAAGTTTTATGGTCCAGTTTGCAACAAATTCAACAAAAAAGTTCTTTGAATGGCGTGTAGACGTGTACAATGAAGCTGGTTTTGTAACCAATATGATTAAGTCAAATACCACTAACAAAATGAACATTTCCGACCATATTAACCCAGCTACCACGTATCGTGTTTCCCTGGTTACTCTCGTGCCGGGACAGAGAAGCACACCAAGAAATTGGACCATTTATACTAGTGAGTAG